One region of Buchnera aphidicola (Eriosoma lanigerum) genomic DNA includes:
- a CDS encoding DEAD/DEAH box helicase, with protein sequence MTYIETTFSIFGLKPSIIQALNEMGYIKPSPIQETCIPHLLEGKDVLGMAQTGSGKTAAFALPLLNNITINLKFPQILVLAPTRELAVQVAEAFSDFSKHIFGIHVLALYGGQRYELQLKSLKKGPQIVVGTPGRLLDHLKRGTLNLSHLRGLVLDEADEMLRMGFIEDVEEIMNQIPKNHQTALFSATMPEVIRRISRRFMKDPKEIKIQSNIKTRPNIKQSFWIVTGRKTDGLIRFLEVEDFSATIIFVRTKSATLEVSEALERNGYNSAALNGDMNQALREQTLEKLKDGRLDILIATDVAARGLDVDRISFVINYDIPMDAESYVHRIGRTGRAGRTGKALLFVENRERRLLRNIERIVKINIQEIKLPNLELLSERRLKKFSEKVKIQLNSTDLHEYCSLLPKIQPENELNIEKLAAALLKMAQGERPLIIKSDLFLKQYNQEIRYIDETNRYTDKNKNFRVRKDRKDYLEMDVYKIEVGRNDGVEVRHIVGAIANEGDISSRNIGHVNVFSSYSTVELPKSLSNNLLKTFSRTRILNKQINMKIFNEEKLKERRVFSKPMKKKIDRTIIRRFSDRRVYQSNMTNTSRNQE encoded by the coding sequence ATGACTTATATTGAAACTACATTTTCTATTTTTGGATTAAAACCTTCAATAATACAAGCATTAAATGAAATGGGATATATTAAACCATCTCCTATCCAAGAGACTTGTATTCCTCATCTTTTAGAAGGAAAAGATGTATTAGGTATGGCACAAACTGGAAGTGGAAAAACGGCTGCTTTTGCTTTACCGTTACTGAATAATATTACTATTAATTTAAAGTTTCCTCAAATTTTAGTTTTGGCACCGACTAGAGAATTAGCAGTTCAAGTAGCAGAGGCATTTTCCGATTTTTCTAAACATATTTTTGGAATTCATGTGTTGGCTTTATACGGAGGTCAAAGATATGAATTACAACTTAAATCTTTAAAAAAAGGTCCTCAAATTGTAGTTGGAACACCAGGTCGTTTATTAGATCATTTAAAAAGAGGTACTTTAAATTTATCTCATTTACGAGGTTTGGTATTGGATGAAGCAGATGAAATGCTTAGAATGGGATTTATTGAAGATGTTGAAGAAATTATGAATCAAATACCTAAAAACCATCAAACGGCTTTGTTTTCTGCTACTATGCCTGAAGTCATTCGTCGTATTTCTCGTAGATTTATGAAAGATCCAAAAGAAATTAAGATTCAATCCAATATTAAAACCAGACCTAATATTAAACAAAGCTTTTGGATAGTAACTGGTAGAAAAACAGATGGTTTAATTAGATTTTTAGAAGTTGAAGATTTTTCTGCAACAATTATTTTTGTTCGAACAAAAAGTGCTACTTTAGAAGTATCTGAAGCTTTAGAACGAAATGGTTATAATAGTGCAGCTTTAAATGGTGATATGAATCAAGCATTACGTGAACAGACATTAGAAAAATTAAAAGACGGACGTTTAGATATTTTAATAGCTACTGATGTAGCAGCTAGAGGATTAGATGTAGATAGAATTAGTTTTGTAATAAATTATGATATACCTATGGATGCTGAATCTTATGTACATCGTATTGGTCGTACTGGTAGAGCTGGTAGAACAGGTAAAGCTTTATTGTTTGTAGAAAATAGAGAACGTCGTTTATTACGTAATATTGAAAGAATTGTAAAAATAAATATTCAAGAAATTAAATTACCAAATTTAGAATTATTAAGTGAGCGTCGGTTAAAAAAATTTTCTGAAAAAGTAAAAATTCAATTAAATAGTACTGATTTACATGAATATTGTTCTTTACTACCTAAAATACAGCCAGAAAATGAATTAAATATAGAAAAATTAGCTGCTGCTTTATTAAAAATGGCTCAAGGTGAGAGACCATTAATTATTAAATCCGATTTATTTTTAAAACAATATAATCAAGAAATTCGTTATATAGATGAAACCAATCGTTATACAGATAAAAATAAAAATTTTCGTGTTCGTAAAGATCGTAAAGATTATTTAGAAATGGATGTATATAAAATTGAAGTTGGTCGAAATGATGGAGTAGAAGTTAGACATATAGTGGGTGCGATAGCCAATGAAGGAGATATTAGTAGTCGTAATATTGGACATGTGAATGTTTTTTCTTCTTATTCTACTGTTGAATTACCTAAATCTTTATCTAATAATTTATTAAAAACTTTTTCTCGTACTCGTATTTTAAACAAACAAATTAATATGAAAATTTTTAATGAAGAAAAATTGAAAGAACGTCGTGTTTTTTCTAAACCTATGAAAAAAAAAATAGATCGTACAATAATTCGTCGTTTTTCAGATCGTCGTGTATATCAATCAAATATGACTAATACATCTAGAAATCAAGAGTAA
- the argF gene encoding ornithine carbamoyltransferase has translation MNNLYKKNLLRLFDLTKFEINNLINFSKILKNQKKDNNETQYLKKKNIVLIFEKESTRTRCSFEVSAFDQGARVTYLGPGNTHLGNKESIQDTAQILCKLYDGIQYRGHDHKNIEILAKYSKVPVWNGLTNSFHPTQGLADLLTIQEIIKEKKDFSEITLSYVGDARNNMGSTIIEAASIMGFNLRIVSPKKYWPKNSFLNVCQKKIAEYKKYILCTEDIKEGVNNVDFIYTDVWISMGEPKNTWKEKIALLKKYQINHSMLELTNNPNIKVLHCLPALHDNQTEIGKKILNTFQLKDGIEITNEIFKLHNNIILQQAENRLHTIKALIISTLLPE, from the coding sequence ATGAATAATTTATATAAAAAAAATTTATTAAGATTATTTGATTTAACGAAATTTGAAATTAATAATTTAATTAATTTCTCAAAAATTTTGAAAAATCAAAAAAAAGACAACAATGAAACACAATATTTAAAAAAAAAAAATATAGTATTAATTTTTGAAAAAGAATCAACAAGAACTAGATGTTCTTTTGAAGTTTCTGCATTTGATCAAGGAGCTCGAGTAACATATTTAGGACCAGGAAATACACATTTAGGAAATAAAGAATCTATTCAAGATACTGCACAAATACTTTGTAAATTATATGATGGTATTCAATATCGTGGACATGATCATAAAAATATAGAAATATTAGCAAAATATTCAAAAGTACCAGTATGGAATGGTTTAACTAATAGTTTTCACCCCACACAAGGGTTAGCTGATTTATTAACTATTCAAGAAATTATAAAAGAAAAAAAAGATTTTTCAGAAATTACATTGTCATATGTAGGAGATGCAAGAAATAATATGGGATCTACTATTATTGAAGCAGCTTCGATAATGGGTTTTAATTTAAGAATAGTGTCACCTAAAAAATATTGGCCAAAAAATAGTTTTCTGAATGTCTGTCAAAAAAAAATTGCAGAATATAAAAAATATATTTTATGTACTGAAGATATTAAAGAAGGAGTAAACAATGTAGATTTCATTTATACTGATGTTTGGATATCAATGGGAGAACCAAAAAATACATGGAAAGAAAAAATTGCATTATTAAAAAAATATCAGATTAATCACTCTATGTTAGAGTTGACTAATAATCCAAATATAAAAGTTTTACATTGTTTACCAGCTCTACATGATAATCAAACAGAAATAGGAAAAAAAATATTAAATACCTTTCAATTAAAAGATGGAATAGAAATTACTAATGAAATCTTCAAATTACATAATAATATAATTCTTCAACAAGCTGAAAACAGACTACATACAATAAAAGCATTAATTATATCTACATTACTACCAGAATAA
- a CDS encoding RidA family protein — MFHNIYTKNAPEPIGPYSQAIQINNYLITSGQIPIDAQSNQIPEDIIKQTYLTLSNIKSILLSSNFEVKNIIKTTIYIVNMEDIDKINTVYKKFFLENNTTYFPARSCIEVQSLPKKVKIEIEAIAYKHD; from the coding sequence ATGTTTCATAATATATATACAAAAAATGCACCAGAACCTATAGGTCCATATTCTCAAGCTATACAAATAAATAATTATCTAATTACATCTGGACAAATACCAATAGATGCACAATCTAATCAAATTCCAGAAGATATTATAAAACAAACCTATCTTACATTATCTAATATTAAATCTATATTATTATCTTCTAATTTTGAAGTAAAAAATATTATTAAAACTACAATATATATAGTTAATATGGAAGATATAGATAAAATTAATACAGTATACAAAAAATTTTTTCTAGAAAATAATACAACATACTTTCCGGCAAGATCATGTATAGAAGTTCAATCTTTACCTAAAAAAGTTAAAATTGAAATCGAAGCAATAGCATATAAACATGATTAA
- the pnp gene encoding polyribonucleotide nucleotidyltransferase, protein MLNPIVRKFQYGRHTITIETGILARQATAAVMVSMDDTAVLVTVVADKKVSSNQKYFPLTVNYQERSYSAGRIPGGFFRREGRPSENEILIGRLIDRPIRPLFPKHFTNNVQIIATVVSFNPKVNPDIVAIIGASAALSISGLPFRGPIAASRVGYIHNQYVLNPSNDDMKDSKLDLIVSGTKNAVLMVESESDILNEEEILNAIVFGHKAQQVIIDNIISLTNEVEPKIWEITHKSYNPILFFRVASLSEYRISNAYQIIEKKNRHDELNLIKEEVISTLFDEHFISNDWEIDDIFYEIERNIVRNRILNGKLRIDGREPDMIRALDVRTGVLPRTHGSSLFTRGETQALVSVTLGTSRDAQNVDELFGDRLENFLFHYNFPPYAVGEIGMISSPKRREIGHGRLAKRSLLSVMPSIDIFPYTIRIVSEITESNGSSSMASVCGASLALMDAGVPISSSIAGIAMGLIKEGDHYIILSDILGDEDHLGDMDFKVAGSKSGITCLQMDMKIEGITSEIIRCALVQAKYARLHILNVMEKALHYPRGDISEFAPRIYTIKINPEKIKDLIGKGGSVIRLLTEETGTTIEIEDTGIVKISAVIKEQAKIAIRRVKEITSEVEVGKIYLGKVTRIVDFGAFVSIGIGKEGLVHISQIADKRVEKVTDYLKIDQKVSVKVLEVDRQGRLRLSMKEIQEK, encoded by the coding sequence TTGCTAAATCCGATTGTACGTAAATTTCAATATGGTCGACATACTATTACAATAGAAACAGGTATATTGGCAAGACAGGCTACTGCAGCTGTCATGGTTAGTATGGATGATACAGCTGTTCTTGTTACAGTTGTAGCAGATAAGAAAGTATCATCAAATCAAAAATATTTCCCTTTGACTGTTAATTATCAAGAACGTTCCTATTCTGCAGGTAGAATTCCTGGAGGTTTTTTTCGTAGAGAAGGCCGTCCTAGTGAAAATGAAATATTGATAGGAAGACTAATTGATAGACCTATAAGACCACTTTTTCCTAAACATTTTACTAATAATGTTCAAATAATAGCTACAGTTGTTTCTTTTAATCCTAAAGTTAATCCAGATATTGTAGCGATCATTGGAGCGTCAGCAGCATTATCGATTTCTGGATTGCCATTTCGTGGTCCTATAGCTGCATCAAGAGTAGGATATATACATAACCAATATGTTTTAAATCCTTCTAATGATGATATGAAAGATAGTAAATTAGATTTAATTGTATCAGGAACTAAAAATGCTGTTCTCATGGTTGAATCAGAATCTGATATATTAAATGAAGAAGAAATATTAAATGCTATTGTTTTTGGACATAAAGCTCAGCAGGTAATTATCGATAATATTATATCTTTAACTAATGAAGTTGAACCAAAAATTTGGGAAATTACTCATAAATCTTATAATCCAATTTTGTTTTTTCGTGTTGCATCATTGTCAGAATATCGAATTAGTAATGCATATCAAATTATTGAAAAAAAAAATAGGCATGATGAACTTAATTTGATTAAAGAAGAAGTAATTTCTACTTTATTTGATGAACATTTCATTTCGAATGATTGGGAAATTGATGATATTTTTTATGAAATTGAAAGGAATATAGTTCGTAATAGAATATTAAATGGAAAATTAAGAATCGATGGTAGAGAACCCGATATGATTCGTGCCTTGGATGTAAGAACAGGAGTATTACCAAGAACACATGGTTCTTCTTTATTTACCAGAGGTGAAACACAAGCTTTAGTTTCTGTTACTTTAGGAACTTCTCGAGATGCTCAAAATGTAGATGAATTATTTGGCGATCGATTAGAAAATTTTTTATTCCATTATAATTTTCCACCTTATGCAGTTGGTGAAATTGGTATGATTAGTTCTCCTAAAAGAAGAGAAATAGGACATGGTAGATTAGCAAAGAGAAGTTTGTTATCAGTAATGCCAAGTATAGATATTTTTCCATATACTATTAGAATTGTTTCAGAAATTACAGAATCTAATGGATCTTCTTCTATGGCATCAGTTTGTGGAGCTTCATTAGCATTAATGGATGCTGGAGTACCAATTTCTTCTTCTATTGCTGGTATAGCTATGGGATTAATCAAAGAAGGTGATCATTATATAATTTTATCAGATATTTTAGGAGATGAAGATCATTTAGGTGATATGGATTTTAAAGTAGCTGGAAGTAAATCAGGTATTACTTGTTTACAGATGGATATGAAGATAGAAGGAATTACTAGTGAAATTATTAGATGTGCTTTAGTACAAGCTAAATATGCTAGACTACATATTTTAAATGTTATGGAAAAAGCATTACATTATCCTAGAGGAGACATTTCTGAATTTGCACCAAGAATTTATACTATTAAAATTAATCCAGAAAAAATTAAAGATTTAATTGGTAAAGGTGGATCGGTTATTCGTCTATTAACTGAAGAAACTGGTACAACTATTGAAATAGAAGATACTGGAATAGTTAAAATTTCTGCAGTAATTAAGGAACAAGCAAAAATTGCTATTCGTAGAGTTAAAGAGATTACTTCTGAAGTAGAAGTAGGGAAGATATATTTAGGAAAAGTAACTAGAATTGTTGATTTTGGAGCTTTTGTATCAATTGGAATAGGTAAAGAAGGATTAGTTCATATTTCTCAAATTGCTGATAAACGTGTAGAAAAAGTAACAGATTATCTGAAAATTGATCAGAAAGTATCAGTAAAAGTATTAGAAGTAGATCGACAAGGTCGTTTGCGTTTAAGTATGAAAGAAATACAAGAAAAATAA
- the infB gene encoding translation initiation factor IF-2 — protein MDRVNLKLLAEAINIPINQLIEKLSEIGIVKTKLDFITDDEKVILLKKLNINTKINLNTFILQRKKHSTLNISTANGKHKIIPVEVRKKHVYLKNKIEDSININSHTNKLYENDNLILNTKKQEINSLAQCMQKVNGSLNKKNKFSFKNSIKNESNHVSVNNSVKESKIKDKKRRSEIFSRSIVEKKEKLHDKLKNWVMENNNKKEFVSKKKCFVNVLEENKHDNLEKKYRENIYKNKIHKQQKKNNNFVLSKIDQEDKNYLIKYSKKNNKNCLLLQQRFQKPVKNINRNIVIGETITVSELAKKMAVKTNEIIKTMNIIGGVATSDQILEQDMAQLIAEEMGHKVTIYCENKLEQTVMKDRKQGLMHQVNRAPIVTVMGHVDHGKTSLLDYIRSTNVVSKESGGITQHIGAYHVKTKNGIITFLDTPGHSAFTAMRARGVHATDIVVLVVAADDGVKPQTIEAIQHAQAAKVPVIVAINKIDKKESDTEIIKNQLTKYGIVPENWGGENIFVHISAKTGEGINDLLHSILLQAELLELYSSSDGMASGVVIESSLDKRRGPIATVLVKEGKLSKGNIVLCGCEYGRVRALLDEKGKDVTTAGPSIPVQILGLSGVPNAGNVMTVVRNEKQAREVAIYRKNQFRASKISIQRTANIENMFSNIITKHNTELNIIIKTDVQGSLEAISDSLLNISNKEILIKIVSSGVGGITETDVLLASASKAIILGFNVRADNTARKMVILENIDLRYYSVIYNLISEVKELMSGMLEPKYKHEIIGLAEVRNIFKSPKFGDVAGCMVIEGIIKKNKPIRILRNHIVLYEGELESLRRFKDDVNEVRNGLECGIGVKNYNDIRINDIIEVSNTISIKRII, from the coding sequence ATTGATCGTGTTAATTTAAAATTACTTGCTGAAGCGATAAATATTCCTATAAATCAATTGATTGAAAAATTATCGGAAATAGGTATAGTAAAAACAAAACTTGATTTTATCACTGATGATGAAAAAGTTATTTTATTAAAAAAATTAAACATTAATACAAAAATTAATTTAAATACATTTATCTTACAAAGAAAAAAACATAGTACTTTAAATATTTCTACTGCTAATGGTAAACATAAAATCATTCCAGTTGAAGTTCGAAAAAAACATGTATATTTAAAAAATAAAATAGAAGACAGTATAAATATTAATTCTCATACAAATAAATTATATGAGAATGATAATTTGATATTAAATACTAAAAAACAAGAAATTAATTCTCTTGCTCAATGTATGCAAAAGGTAAATGGTTCATTGAATAAAAAAAATAAATTTTCGTTTAAAAATTCTATAAAAAATGAATCTAATCATGTGTCTGTAAATAATTCAGTAAAAGAATCTAAAATAAAAGATAAAAAACGTAGATCTGAAATATTTTCTCGATCTATAGTTGAAAAAAAAGAAAAATTACATGATAAATTAAAAAATTGGGTTATGGAAAATAACAATAAAAAAGAGTTTGTATCTAAAAAAAAATGTTTTGTTAATGTTTTAGAGGAAAACAAACATGATAATTTAGAAAAAAAGTATCGGGAAAATATTTATAAGAATAAAATTCATAAACAGCAAAAAAAAAATAATAATTTTGTTTTAAGTAAAATAGATCAAGAAGATAAAAATTATCTTATAAAGTACAGTAAAAAAAACAACAAAAATTGTTTATTATTACAGCAACGTTTTCAAAAACCAGTTAAAAACATTAATAGAAACATAGTTATTGGAGAAACTATCACAGTATCAGAATTAGCTAAAAAAATGGCAGTTAAGACTAATGAAATAATTAAAACTATGAATATTATAGGAGGTGTGGCTACTTCTGATCAAATATTAGAACAAGATATGGCACAATTAATAGCAGAAGAAATGGGTCATAAAGTTACTATATATTGTGAAAATAAATTAGAACAAACTGTCATGAAAGATCGAAAACAAGGATTAATGCATCAAGTAAATCGAGCTCCTATTGTCACTGTTATGGGACATGTAGATCATGGTAAAACATCATTATTAGATTATATTCGTTCAACTAATGTAGTTTCTAAAGAATCAGGTGGAATTACACAGCATATTGGTGCATATCATGTAAAAACTAAAAATGGAATTATTACATTTTTAGATACTCCTGGTCATTCAGCTTTCACTGCTATGAGAGCTAGAGGAGTGCATGCTACTGATATAGTAGTCTTAGTAGTAGCTGCAGACGATGGTGTAAAACCTCAAACTATTGAAGCTATTCAGCATGCTCAAGCAGCAAAAGTTCCAGTGATAGTAGCAATTAATAAAATTGATAAAAAAGAATCTGATACAGAAATAATTAAAAATCAATTGACTAAATATGGAATTGTTCCAGAAAACTGGGGTGGTGAAAATATATTTGTTCATATTTCTGCAAAGACAGGAGAAGGTATCAATGATTTATTACATTCAATTTTATTACAAGCTGAATTATTAGAATTGTATTCTAGTTCTGATGGAATGGCTTCTGGAGTTGTAATTGAATCTTCTTTAGATAAAAGAAGAGGTCCAATTGCTACAGTATTAGTAAAAGAAGGTAAATTAAGTAAAGGTAATATTGTATTATGTGGATGTGAATATGGTCGTGTAAGAGCTTTATTAGATGAAAAAGGGAAAGATGTAACAACAGCTGGTCCATCAATTCCAGTTCAAATATTAGGTTTATCTGGAGTTCCAAATGCTGGAAACGTGATGACTGTAGTTAGAAATGAAAAACAAGCTAGAGAAGTGGCTATATATAGAAAAAATCAATTTCGAGCATCAAAAATATCTATTCAAAGAACAGCAAATATTGAAAATATGTTTAGTAATATTATTACTAAACATAATACTGAATTAAATATTATAATAAAAACAGATGTTCAAGGTTCATTAGAAGCTATTTCGGATTCATTATTGAATATTTCTAATAAAGAAATATTAATTAAAATAGTTAGTTCTGGTGTTGGTGGAATTACAGAGACTGACGTATTATTAGCATCGGCTTCAAAAGCAATTATTTTGGGTTTTAATGTTCGTGCAGATAATACTGCTCGTAAAATGGTTATATTAGAAAATATAGATTTACGTTATTATTCTGTAATATATAATTTAATTAGTGAAGTAAAAGAGCTAATGTCTGGTATGTTAGAACCTAAATATAAACATGAAATTATAGGATTAGCAGAAGTACGAAATATATTTAAATCTCCTAAATTTGGAGATGTTGCAGGATGTATGGTTATAGAAGGAATAATTAAAAAAAATAAACCTATTAGAATATTGAGAAATCATATAGTACTATATGAAGGTGAATTAGAGTCATTACGACGTTTTAAAGATGACGTAAATGAAGTTAGAAATGGATTAGAATGTGGAATAGGAGTAAAAAATTATAATGACATTCGTATAAATGACATTATAGAAGTTAGTAATACAATTTCTATTAAGCGTATAATTTAA
- the rbfA gene encoding 30S ribosome-binding factor RbfA, with translation MKKNNYRIIQIGQEIKKCIAFILKKNINDPRISLNISILDVLVSADCSLAKVFFSLLREKEVKDIIKILNHASSYIRKKLSQYLYLRVVPVLNFIYDDSFLKGIAISKIINHALIIDSNCKIIKHRNII, from the coding sequence TTGAAAAAAAATAATTATAGAATAATTCAAATCGGTCAAGAAATTAAAAAATGCATTGCTTTTATTTTAAAAAAAAATATTAATGATCCAAGAATAAGCTTAAATATTTCTATATTAGATGTATTAGTATCTGCAGATTGCTCTTTAGCTAAAGTATTTTTTAGTCTGTTAAGAGAAAAAGAAGTAAAAGATATAATTAAAATATTAAATCATGCTTCTAGTTATATTAGAAAAAAATTGAGTCAATATTTGTATTTACGAGTAGTACCAGTATTAAATTTTATTTACGATGATTCTTTTTTAAAAGGTATAGCTATTAGTAAAATTATTAATCATGCATTAATAATAGATTCTAATTGTAAAATAATTAAGCATAGGAATATAATTTAA
- the rpsO gene encoding 30S ribosomal protein S15 produces the protein MFLESKIKDLIKKYGKNKMDTGVSEVQISLLTYKINHLQKHFMQHKKDHCGRRGLLQMVAKRRKLLNYLKINNISRYFNIINDLSLRR, from the coding sequence ATGTTTCTAGAATCAAAAATAAAAGATTTAATTAAAAAATATGGTAAAAATAAAATGGATACTGGGGTATCTGAAGTACAAATTTCTTTGCTAACATATAAAATTAATCATTTACAAAAACATTTTATGCAGCATAAAAAAGATCATTGCGGTAGAAGAGGTCTTTTACAAATGGTAGCTAAACGTAGAAAATTGTTAAATTATTTAAAAATAAATAATATTTCCAGATATTTTAATATAATTAATGATTTAAGTTTAAGAAGATAG
- the truB gene encoding tRNA pseudouridine(55) synthase TruB, producing the protein MKFRYHINGVLLIDKPKGISSAQVVKQVKNIFQVSKVGHTGALDPLATGILPICFGESTKFSNYLLNSNKRYLVIAKLGIKTDTSDAEGKIIKERKINFTNYQLQLILKKFIGNIDQQPSMYSAIKYRGIPLYKYAREGITINRETRKIIIYELNYIIHNKKFIKLEIYCSKGTYIRTLIDDLGEELGCGAHVVFLRRIQVGFYNLTNLVNLEKLNNLKIYYHENNLIYSKYIKKLLYPIDSPISHLSKINLNEDESKKIIQGQAIKLSRIYIFPRKTVRIINIHTKLFIGIGKINQDNFLIPIRLISICL; encoded by the coding sequence ATGAAATTTAGGTATCACATTAATGGAGTTTTATTAATAGATAAACCTAAAGGAATATCTTCTGCGCAAGTTGTAAAACAAGTAAAAAATATTTTTCAAGTATCAAAAGTAGGACATACAGGTGCTTTAGATCCATTAGCTACTGGTATATTACCTATTTGTTTTGGTGAATCTACAAAATTTTCTAATTATTTATTAAATTCGAATAAACGTTATTTAGTAATAGCTAAATTAGGAATAAAAACTGATACTTCTGATGCAGAAGGAAAAATTATTAAAGAGAGAAAAATTAATTTCACTAATTATCAGTTGCAATTAATTTTAAAAAAATTTATTGGTAATATAGATCAACAACCTTCAATGTATTCAGCTATAAAATATAGAGGTATTCCATTATACAAATATGCTAGAGAAGGAATTACAATCAACCGAGAGACTAGAAAAATTATAATCTATGAGTTAAACTATATTATACATAATAAAAAATTTATAAAATTAGAAATATATTGTTCTAAAGGAACATATATTCGTACTCTTATAGATGATTTGGGAGAAGAGTTAGGATGTGGTGCTCATGTTGTATTTTTACGTCGTATACAAGTTGGATTTTATAATTTAACTAATTTAGTTAATCTTGAAAAATTAAATAATTTAAAAATTTACTATCATGAGAATAATTTAATATATTCTAAATATATAAAAAAACTATTATATCCTATTGATAGTCCTATTTCTCATTTATCCAAAATCAATCTCAATGAAGATGAATCGAAAAAAATAATTCAAGGACAAGCTATAAAATTAAGTCGTATCTATATATTTCCACGTAAAACTGTTCGTATTATTAATATTCATACTAAATTATTTATAGGTATCGGGAAAATTAATCAAGATAATTTTCTCATTCCAATAAGATTAATTTCAATATGTTTATAA